A genomic region of Pseudomonas migulae contains the following coding sequences:
- the msrP gene encoding protein-methionine-sulfoxide reductase catalytic subunit MsrP translates to MLIKVPKTSDCHESDVTPESLYLSRRNVLGAAVAGLAVSSLPRWANAEDAVRYADVEAGNAPSWFAEKLPSTRWGAVNVKDESITPFKDATHYNNFYEFGTDKGDPAANAGALKTEPWSVVVDGEVGKPGRYALEDFMKPYQLEERIYRLRCVEAWSMVIPWIGFPLSALLKEVEPTSKARFIRFETLQDPKTMPGQRSGFALIDWPYVEGLRLDEAMNPLAILAVGMYGRELPNQNGAPLRLVVPWKYGFKSIKSIVRISLVSEQPKTTWQSIAADEYGFYANVNPTVDHPRWTQARERRLPSGLFKPNVRDTQMFNGYSDEVASLYAGLDLRKNY, encoded by the coding sequence ATGCTGATCAAAGTCCCCAAGACGTCCGACTGCCATGAGTCGGACGTTACGCCTGAATCCCTCTATCTATCTCGTCGAAATGTACTGGGTGCGGCTGTTGCCGGCTTGGCGGTGAGCAGCTTGCCTCGTTGGGCCAATGCGGAAGATGCCGTGCGATACGCGGATGTCGAGGCGGGCAACGCGCCTTCCTGGTTTGCCGAGAAACTTCCTTCTACCCGGTGGGGGGCGGTCAACGTCAAGGATGAATCGATCACGCCGTTCAAGGACGCGACCCACTACAACAACTTCTATGAGTTCGGCACCGATAAAGGTGATCCGGCGGCCAACGCTGGCGCGCTGAAAACCGAACCCTGGAGCGTGGTGGTCGATGGCGAGGTAGGTAAGCCGGGTCGATATGCGCTGGAAGACTTCATGAAGCCCTACCAGTTGGAGGAGCGTATTTATCGTCTCCGCTGCGTGGAGGCCTGGTCGATGGTCATCCCGTGGATCGGTTTTCCCCTATCGGCTTTGCTCAAGGAAGTAGAGCCGACCTCCAAGGCCAGGTTCATTCGCTTTGAAACCTTGCAGGATCCTAAAACCATGCCGGGGCAGCGCTCTGGTTTCGCCTTGATCGACTGGCCTTATGTAGAAGGGCTGAGGCTGGATGAGGCGATGAACCCGTTGGCGATCCTTGCGGTGGGTATGTATGGGCGCGAGCTGCCTAACCAGAACGGCGCGCCTCTGCGTTTGGTAGTGCCGTGGAAGTATGGCTTCAAGAGCATCAAATCCATCGTGCGGATCAGTCTGGTCAGCGAACAGCCGAAAACTACCTGGCAGAGCATTGCTGCGGACGAGTACGGCTTTTACGCCAACGTGAACCCGACCGTCGATCATCCGCGCTGGACCCAGGCCCGGGAACGGCGTTTACCGAGTGGTCTGTTCAAGCCCAATGTGCGCGACACGCAAATGTTCAACGGCTACTCGGACGAAGTCGCTTCTTTATATGCAGGGCTCGATCTGCGGAAGAATTACTGA
- the msrQ gene encoding protein-methionine-sulfoxide reductase heme-binding subunit MsrQ — MRYPLWRVAVFVAAAVWPLLWLYQAWADVLGPDPGKVLVDRLGLGTLVLLLVTLSMTPLQKLTGWAGWIAVRRQLGLWCFAYVVLHLSGYTAFILGFDWSQLGVELRKRPYIIVGALGFLCLLVLALTSNRYSQRRLGSRWKKLHRLAYAVLGLGLLHMLWIVRADLKEWAVYASIGLLLLVLRLPPVTRRIPRLTAKKSSSARKA, encoded by the coding sequence ATGCGATATCCGTTGTGGCGAGTGGCTGTCTTTGTGGCGGCGGCGGTTTGGCCATTGCTCTGGCTGTATCAGGCCTGGGCGGATGTGCTGGGACCGGATCCGGGCAAGGTGCTGGTTGACCGGTTGGGGCTGGGGACGCTTGTGCTGCTGCTTGTTACGTTGAGCATGACGCCTTTGCAGAAACTCACCGGTTGGGCGGGGTGGATTGCTGTCCGTCGGCAATTGGGGTTGTGGTGCTTCGCTTACGTGGTTCTGCATTTGAGCGGTTACACGGCGTTCATTCTTGGTTTTGACTGGTCCCAGTTGGGGGTCGAGCTGCGCAAACGGCCTTACATTATTGTCGGGGCGCTTGGATTCCTTTGTTTGTTGGTATTGGCGTTGACCTCAAATCGCTACAGTCAGCGACGATTGGGATCTCGCTGGAAGAAGTTGCATCGACTGGCCTATGCAGTTCTCGGGCTCGGACTGTTGCATATGTTGTGGATCGTGCGTGCCGATCTGAAGGAGTGGGCGGTCTATGCCTCTATAGGGCTGTTGCTATTAGTGCTGCGCCTACCCCCTGTAACCCGCCGAATTCCACGTTTAACCGCTAAGAAATCATCTTCTGCAAGAAAAGCGTAA
- the ilvC gene encoding ketol-acid reductoisomerase: MKVYYEKDCDLSIIQGKKVAIIGYGSQGHAQACNLKDSGVDVTVGLRKGSATVAKAEAHGLKVTDVASAVAAADLVMILTPDEFQSALYKNEIEPNIKKGATLAFSHGFAIHYNQVVPRADLDVIMIAPKAPGHTVRSEFVKGGGIPDLIAIYQDASGNAKNVALSYAAGVGGGRTGIIETTFKDETETDLFGEQAVLCGGTVELVKAGFETLVEAGYAPEMAYFECLHELKLIVDLMYEGGIANMNYSISNNAEYGEYVTGPEVINAESRQAMRNALKRIQDGEYAKMFISEGATGYPSMTAKRRNNAAHGIEIIGEQLRSMMPWIGANKIVDKAKN, from the coding sequence ATGAAAGTTTATTACGAAAAAGACTGCGACCTGTCGATCATCCAGGGCAAGAAAGTTGCCATCATCGGTTACGGTTCCCAGGGCCACGCTCAAGCGTGCAACCTGAAAGACTCCGGCGTTGATGTCACTGTCGGCCTGCGTAAAGGTTCGGCGACTGTTGCCAAGGCAGAAGCTCACGGCCTGAAAGTGACCGACGTTGCTTCCGCTGTCGCGGCTGCCGACCTGGTCATGATCCTGACCCCGGACGAGTTCCAGTCTGCCCTGTACAAGAACGAAATCGAGCCGAACATCAAGAAAGGCGCCACCCTGGCCTTCTCCCACGGTTTCGCGATCCACTACAACCAGGTTGTTCCGCGCGCTGACCTCGACGTGATCATGATCGCGCCGAAAGCACCGGGCCACACCGTACGTTCCGAGTTCGTCAAGGGCGGCGGTATCCCTGACCTGATCGCTATCTACCAGGATGCTTCCGGCAACGCCAAAAACGTTGCACTGTCCTACGCAGCTGGCGTGGGTGGCGGTCGCACCGGCATCATCGAAACCACCTTCAAGGACGAGACCGAAACCGACCTGTTCGGCGAACAAGCCGTACTGTGCGGCGGTACCGTTGAACTGGTCAAAGCCGGTTTCGAAACTTTGGTTGAAGCTGGCTACGCGCCGGAAATGGCCTACTTCGAGTGCCTGCACGAACTGAAACTGATCGTTGACCTCATGTACGAAGGCGGTATCGCCAACATGAACTACTCGATCTCCAACAACGCTGAATACGGCGAGTACGTGACCGGTCCGGAAGTGATCAACGCCGAATCCCGTCAGGCCATGCGCAACGCCCTGAAACGTATTCAGGACGGCGAATACGCCAAGATGTTCATCAGCGAAGGCGCAACCGGCTATCCTTCGATGACCGCCAAGCGTCGTAACAACGCCGCTCACGGTATCGAAATCATCGGCGAGCAACTGCGCTCCATGATGCCGTGGATCGGTGCCAACAAGATCGTCGACAAAGCCAAAAACTAA
- the pssA gene encoding CDP-diacylglycerol--serine O-phosphatidyltransferase: MSERPEEPNQASDAESLLPIDEHIEEGHDAEGRKVRHRGIYLLPNLFTTANLFAGFYSIINSMSAQSALSAGDAIGASKYFAFAAIAIFVAMVLDGLDGRVARMTNTQSAFGAEYDSLSDMVAFGVAPALLAFGWALGDMGKVGWMVAFIYVAGAALRLARFNTQVGTADKRYFIGLASPAAAGVVAGIVWAFSDYGIQGSKMSFLVALMVAAAGMLMVSNIKYNSFKELDLKGRVPFVAILAVVLVFAVVFSDPPRILLLVFLAYAASGPVQYLLRLRRHKTT, from the coding sequence ATGAGCGAACGTCCCGAAGAGCCAAACCAGGCTTCTGACGCCGAAAGCCTGCTGCCCATCGATGAACACATCGAAGAAGGGCATGACGCTGAAGGTCGTAAAGTCCGGCATCGTGGTATCTATCTTCTGCCGAATCTGTTCACCACTGCGAACCTGTTCGCAGGGTTTTACTCCATCATCAACTCGATGAGTGCCCAGAGCGCCTTGAGTGCCGGCGATGCGATTGGTGCGAGCAAGTATTTCGCATTTGCCGCGATCGCCATTTTTGTCGCCATGGTGCTCGACGGTCTCGACGGTCGCGTTGCCCGTATGACCAACACCCAGAGTGCCTTCGGTGCCGAGTACGACTCGCTGTCCGATATGGTCGCCTTCGGTGTCGCGCCGGCACTGCTGGCATTTGGCTGGGCCTTGGGCGATATGGGCAAGGTCGGCTGGATGGTCGCCTTCATTTATGTCGCTGGCGCTGCACTGCGTCTGGCTCGCTTCAACACCCAGGTGGGGACCGCCGACAAGCGCTACTTCATCGGCCTGGCCAGTCCGGCTGCAGCGGGTGTGGTTGCAGGTATTGTCTGGGCATTCAGTGATTACGGCATCCAGGGCTCGAAGATGTCTTTCCTGGTGGCGCTGATGGTCGCGGCCGCCGGCATGCTGATGGTCAGTAACATCAAGTACAACAGCTTCAAGGAGCTGGACCTGAAAGGGCGCGTACCTTTTGTGGCGATCCTTGCGGTCGTGCTGGTGTTCGCCGTCGTGTTCAGTGATCCGCCGCGCATCCTGCTGCTGGTGTTCCTCGCCTACGCAGCATCGGGTCCGGTTCAATATCTGTTACGTCTTCGTCGGCACAAAACCACGTAA